The uncultured Subdoligranulum sp. genomic sequence CGACGAGCTGGGCTGTGCCTACGGCACCAACGAACAGGTGGCGGGGCTGTGCGACTTTATCTTTCTGGGCGTCAAGCCCCAGATGATGGAGGATATGCTGGACGCCCTGGCCCCGGTTCTGGAATCCCGCGCCGAGAGCCGCCCCTTTGTGCTGGTGTCGATGGCCGCCGGGCTTTCCATGCACCAGATCCGCCAGATGGCGGGCAGCGGCTATCCCATCATCCGGATGATGCCCAACACCCCGGTGGCGCTGGGCGCCGGCATGATCCAGTACTGCTACGATGACGTGGAGCCCGAACAGCTGCAGGAGTGGCTGTCCGCCATGGCCCCCGCCGGCCAGCTGGACGAGGTGCCGGAGAGCCTCATCGATGCGGCCAGCGCCGTGTCGGGCTGCGGCCCCGCCTGGGTGTACCAGTTCATCGAAGCCCTGGCCGACGGCGGTGTGGCCGCCGGTCTGCCCCGGGCCAAGGCCCAGGAGTACGCCGCCCAGACGCTGCTGGGCAGTGCCCGCATGGTGCTGGAAAGCGGCCAGCATCCCGGCGTACTGAAGGACGCCGTCTGCAGCCCGGGTGGCTCCACCATCCAGGGCGTGCGCCTGCTGGAAGAGCGGGCCTTCCGCGGCGCGGTGACCGATGCCGTCATTGCCGCCTACGAGAAAACGAAAGAATTGGGGAAGTAAATCTATGCGAATCGTCGTGAAGGTCGGCACCAGCACGCTGGCCCATCCGGGCGGGCTGCTGAACATCCGCCACACTGAAGCTCTTGTGAAGGTGTGGAGCGACATCAAGAACGCCGGCCACGAGCTCATCGTGGTGTCGTCGGCCGCCACCGGCCTGGGCGTGGGCAAGCTGCAGATCCAGAAGCCCCAGGACATCACCACCAAGCAGGCGGCCGCCGCCGTGGGCCAGTGCGAGCTGATGTACACCTACGACCGGCTCTTCGGCCAGTACAACCACACGGTGGCCCAGATGCTGCTGACCTGGGAGGACTTCGACCACGAAAACCGCCTGCGCAACCTGTGCAGCACGCTGGAACGGCTGCTGCAGCTGGGCGCCATCCCCATTATCAACGAGAACGACCCTGTGGCCATCGAGGAGTATTCCCTGGGCGACAACGACACGCTGGCGGCGCTGGTGGCCCAGTGCATCCACGCCGATCTGGTGGTGCTTTTGTCCGACATTGACGGGCTGTACACCGCCGATCCCCACAGCAATC encodes the following:
- the proC gene encoding pyrroline-5-carboxylate reductase; protein product: MKYGFIGCGNMGGAVARAVCKGAGAGDVLLANRTPAKAQKLADELGCAYGTNEQVAGLCDFIFLGVKPQMMEDMLDALAPVLESRAESRPFVLVSMAAGLSMHQIRQMAGSGYPIIRMMPNTPVALGAGMIQYCYDDVEPEQLQEWLSAMAPAGQLDEVPESLIDAASAVSGCGPAWVYQFIEALADGGVAAGLPRAKAQEYAAQTLLGSARMVLESGQHPGVLKDAVCSPGGSTIQGVRLLEERAFRGAVTDAVIAAYEKTKELGK
- the proB gene encoding glutamate 5-kinase; this encodes MRIVVKVGTSTLAHPGGLLNIRHTEALVKVWSDIKNAGHELIVVSSAATGLGVGKLQIQKPQDITTKQAAAAVGQCELMYTYDRLFGQYNHTVAQMLLTWEDFDHENRLRNLCSTLERLLQLGAIPIINENDPVAIEEYSLGDNDTLAALVAQCIHADLVVLLSDIDGLYTADPHSNPDARLIPVVEEITPEIERLAGGAGSSLGTGGMLTKVVAAKRATSAGVDMIIANGAHADILYDILEGKPVGTRFIGKKERLQ